From the Gallaecimonas mangrovi genome, one window contains:
- a CDS encoding xanthine dehydrogenase family protein molybdopterin-binding subunit: MSPLESYLFQQEPLPNAEPVNISRRRFLLSSAGVTVGALVLGFGLPVGTARAQQATKEMAPGTRVPAFLEIREDNLIRLLSPFVEGGQGVFTAMAQIVGEELDADPKSFLVSNAPAGHDFQVINGKMRITGGSMSVRTSYSTMRKLGALARQMLLTAAAQRFAVPITELSTEPGKVLHAASGRSLTYGELAKNALDLPVPDPSTVTLRDPSTFRWIGKPVKRLDVYEKSTGKAIYAIDCKVEGMLHAAVKHAPRLGLDIGSISNEATVKAMKGVHSVHRLPGAVAVVAQRWWHAKQAVDALQVDWVMPSVKTDASIRAMPDDFSTADFAKALASTSGPGITAEAEGNVSDALAKAATQVEATYHSQYLHHGQLEPPSSLARFNKDGSLDIWLPNQAPEMFQAQIAKVAGLSPQQVNIHSPLLGGFFGRHFLYPSANPYPQAIALAKAVGRPIKLIWSREEEFLRDPLRPMAAVRFRGGLDEKGMPIALEAISACEGPAEGIRNHHDPKALDASALEGLTGKAYHIPNKRIAQQFVKNPTMLAYWRSVGNSMNDFLYECFLDELADKGGQDPYQLRLHLLKGNTRLTNLLNAVVALAGGWKRGPFTAADGSLRARGIAMASPFGSHAAAMAEVSIRNGQVVVHDVWEAIDPGSIVNPAIIEAQVQSASALGLSQVLLEEVVYNNGEPLARNYDLYPILPPSRMPKVHVQIVESGAPMGGIGEPGLPAVPPAVANAVSALIGKRIRSMPLKNHRFES, encoded by the coding sequence GTGAGCCCTCTGGAATCGTATCTTTTTCAGCAAGAACCGCTGCCTAATGCCGAGCCGGTTAATATCTCGCGGCGGCGCTTTTTATTAAGCTCTGCTGGCGTCACGGTGGGGGCTTTGGTTCTGGGCTTTGGCTTGCCGGTCGGCACTGCCAGGGCGCAGCAAGCGACAAAAGAGATGGCGCCCGGCACGCGGGTTCCGGCTTTTTTGGAGATAAGGGAAGATAACCTCATCCGTTTGCTCAGTCCCTTTGTCGAAGGTGGCCAGGGGGTTTTCACCGCCATGGCGCAAATTGTCGGGGAAGAACTGGATGCCGACCCGAAAAGCTTTTTAGTCAGTAATGCACCCGCAGGGCACGATTTTCAGGTGATTAACGGCAAAATGCGTATCACCGGTGGCAGTATGTCGGTGCGCACCAGCTACTCGACCATGCGAAAACTTGGCGCTTTGGCTCGGCAAATGCTGCTAACGGCAGCGGCTCAGCGCTTTGCTGTGCCGATAACAGAACTCAGCACCGAACCGGGCAAGGTGCTGCACGCTGCCTCGGGCAGATCCCTCACTTATGGCGAGCTTGCGAAAAATGCCTTGGACTTACCGGTGCCAGACCCCAGCACCGTTACCCTGCGTGATCCCAGTACCTTTCGCTGGATAGGCAAACCGGTTAAACGGTTGGATGTTTACGAGAAATCCACCGGCAAAGCCATTTATGCCATTGATTGCAAAGTAGAAGGCATGCTCCATGCGGCCGTTAAGCACGCGCCGCGTTTGGGGCTTGATATTGGTTCTATCAGTAACGAAGCCACCGTCAAGGCGATGAAGGGCGTGCATTCGGTTCACCGCTTGCCTGGCGCGGTGGCGGTGGTAGCCCAGCGCTGGTGGCATGCCAAGCAAGCGGTGGATGCCTTGCAAGTCGATTGGGTTATGCCGAGCGTCAAAACCGATGCCAGCATCAGGGCGATGCCAGACGATTTCTCAACGGCGGACTTTGCTAAAGCGCTTGCCAGTACCTCGGGGCCGGGCATTACGGCTGAAGCCGAAGGTAATGTGAGTGACGCGCTAGCCAAGGCGGCAACCCAGGTTGAAGCCACCTATCACAGCCAGTATTTGCACCATGGCCAGCTGGAACCGCCATCTTCTCTGGCACGCTTTAATAAAGACGGTAGCTTAGACATTTGGTTGCCCAACCAGGCGCCAGAGATGTTTCAGGCGCAAATTGCCAAAGTGGCGGGCCTTTCGCCGCAGCAAGTGAACATTCACTCGCCGCTGTTGGGCGGGTTTTTTGGCCGCCACTTCCTCTATCCGTCTGCCAACCCTTACCCGCAGGCTATCGCTTTGGCCAAGGCGGTTGGTCGGCCCATTAAGTTGATTTGGAGCCGTGAAGAGGAATTTTTACGAGACCCATTGCGGCCCATGGCGGCGGTGCGGTTTCGCGGGGGCCTGGATGAAAAGGGTATGCCCATTGCCCTAGAGGCCATCAGCGCCTGTGAAGGGCCAGCGGAAGGCATTCGCAACCATCACGACCCTAAAGCACTGGATGCAAGTGCACTTGAAGGCCTCACCGGTAAGGCCTACCACATTCCCAACAAGCGCATTGCCCAGCAATTTGTGAAAAACCCCACCATGTTGGCCTATTGGCGGTCGGTGGGTAATTCCATGAACGACTTCCTTTATGAGTGCTTTCTTGACGAGCTAGCCGATAAAGGCGGCCAAGACCCTTATCAGCTGCGTTTGCATCTCTTAAAAGGCAATACCCGCCTGACAAATCTGCTTAACGCTGTTGTCGCGCTGGCCGGAGGCTGGAAGCGGGGGCCTTTTACCGCTGCTGATGGCAGCCTGCGGGCCCGCGGCATCGCTATGGCATCTCCTTTTGGCAGCCATGCTGCGGCCATGGCCGAGGTCTCAATCCGTAATGGCCAAGTCGTGGTACACGATGTTTGGGAAGCCATTGACCCTGGCAGCATTGTTAACCCCGCCATTATCGAAGCGCAGGTGCAGTCGGCCTCGGCCCTGGGGCTATCACAGGTGCTGCTTGAAGAGGTGGTTTACAACAACGGCGAACCACTGGCGCGTAACTACGATCTTTACCCCATTTTGCCGCCCTCACGCATGCCAAAGGTGCATGTGCAGATAGTGGAAAGTGGCGCGCCGATGGGCGGCATTGGCGAACCCGGTTTACCGGCGGTACCGCCGGCAGTAGCGAATGCGGTGTCGGCGTTGATTGGCAAACGCATTCGCAGCATGCCACTAAAAAATCATCGCTTTGAAAGCTAA
- a CDS encoding type 1 glutamine amidotransferase domain-containing protein yields the protein MNVLMVLTSHDQLGDTGHKTGFWLEELAAPYYVFKDAGANITLASPKGGQPPLDPKSDDADAQTDDTRRFQNDTQAKAALASTVKLSDIKVDDFDAVFYPGGHGPLWDLAEDKHSIALIEATLAAGRPLAAVCHAPGIFRHTQAADGQPLVKGKAVTGFSNTEEAAVGLTDVVPFLVEDMLKANGGQYSKGDDWAPYVLTDGILVTGQNPASSADTAKALLSLVEKSQ from the coding sequence ATGAACGTATTAATGGTATTAACCTCTCACGACCAACTGGGCGACACCGGCCATAAAACCGGCTTTTGGCTAGAAGAACTGGCTGCCCCTTATTATGTATTTAAAGATGCCGGTGCCAATATCACCCTGGCGTCTCCCAAAGGTGGCCAACCGCCGCTAGACCCCAAAAGTGACGACGCCGACGCGCAAACCGACGACACCCGCCGTTTTCAAAACGACACTCAAGCCAAGGCCGCCCTGGCCAGTACCGTCAAATTAAGCGACATAAAGGTTGATGACTTTGATGCGGTGTTTTACCCGGGTGGCCATGGGCCGCTGTGGGACTTGGCCGAAGATAAGCACTCCATTGCCCTGATTGAAGCAACCCTGGCCGCCGGTCGGCCGCTGGCAGCGGTGTGCCACGCTCCCGGTATTTTTCGCCACACCCAAGCGGCCGATGGCCAGCCATTAGTGAAGGGTAAAGCGGTAACAGGTTTTTCCAATACCGAAGAAGCGGCCGTTGGCCTAACCGATGTGGTACCGTTTTTGGTGGAAGACATGCTTAAAGCCAATGGCGGGCAATACAGCAAAGGTGATGACTGGGCCCCGTATGTGTTAACAGACGGTATTTTGGTGACTGGCCAAAACCCGGCGTCATCAGCAGATACCGCCAAAGCCTTGTTATCCCTGGTGGAGAAAAGTCAGTGA
- a CDS encoding TetR/AcrR family transcriptional regulator, giving the protein MAVYNSAMNMAHSERDVKAHILDTAQGIMGQRGFSAVGLNELLKAADVPKGSFYHYFASKEAFGVALLERYFSHYMAGLNELLSNPNGTAVSRLMDYWQRWVDTQAGSDLHSRCLVVKLGAEVSDLSEDMRQVLEQGTAQLLARLTGEIALAQSQGDISKTVAPEELASALYQMWLGASMLAKVTQTKAPLESALAATKRLMSED; this is encoded by the coding sequence GTGGCTGTTTACAATAGCGCCATGAACATGGCCCATTCCGAACGTGACGTAAAAGCCCATATCCTCGATACCGCTCAAGGCATCATGGGGCAGCGCGGCTTTTCCGCTGTTGGCTTGAATGAACTGTTAAAGGCCGCCGATGTGCCCAAGGGTTCGTTCTACCACTATTTTGCCTCCAAGGAAGCCTTTGGTGTGGCGCTGCTTGAGCGTTATTTCAGCCATTACATGGCCGGGCTTAATGAGCTGCTGAGCAATCCCAATGGCACGGCGGTTTCAAGGTTAATGGATTACTGGCAGCGCTGGGTAGACACCCAGGCTGGTAGCGATCTGCACAGTCGCTGCTTGGTGGTGAAGCTGGGCGCTGAAGTGAGCGACCTTTCAGAAGATATGCGCCAGGTCTTAGAGCAAGGCACAGCGCAATTACTGGCAAGGTTGACCGGCGAGATTGCCTTGGCGCAATCACAAGGCGACATCAGTAAGACGGTGGCTCCCGAGGAGCTGGCAAGCGCCTTGTATCAGATGTGGCTTGGCGCCAGCATGCTGGCGAAAGTCACCCAAACCAAGGCGCCGTTGGAATCTGCCTTGGCCGCCACCAAAAGGCTAATGAGCGAAGATTAA
- a CDS encoding NADP-dependent oxidoreductase: MAQSNTVNRKWLLASRPHGEPSRDNFRLEETAIPKVNDGELLLRTVYLSLDPYMRGRMSDAPSYAPPVAIGEVMVGGTVSRVMASKHPDFKVGDWVLSYHGWQDYALSDGSGLTNLGSAPSHPSYALGVLGMPGFTAYMGLLDIGKPQAGETLVVAAATGPVGATVGQIGKLKGLKVVGVAGGAEKCRYAVENLGFDHCIDHKAPDFAEQLAAACGNGIDVYYENVGGKVFDAVLPLLNTGARVPVCGVVAQYNATALPDGPDRLPLLVSTILKKRITMRGFIIFDDYGHRFGEFYQDMSQWLGSGQIHYREHIQDGLETAPDALNGLLKGHYFGKLVIRVGNDQ; the protein is encoded by the coding sequence ATGGCGCAATCGAACACCGTAAACCGCAAGTGGCTGCTGGCGTCTCGCCCCCATGGCGAGCCCTCTAGAGATAACTTTCGCTTGGAAGAAACGGCTATTCCCAAGGTCAATGACGGCGAGTTGTTGCTGCGCACAGTTTATTTGTCTTTAGACCCTTACATGCGCGGGCGCATGAGCGACGCGCCCTCTTACGCCCCGCCGGTGGCCATTGGTGAGGTAATGGTGGGCGGCACGGTAAGCCGGGTTATGGCCTCAAAACACCCCGACTTTAAGGTTGGTGACTGGGTGCTGAGCTACCACGGCTGGCAAGACTACGCGCTGTCAGACGGTAGCGGCCTCACCAACCTGGGCAGCGCCCCTTCGCACCCTTCTTACGCGTTAGGCGTGTTGGGTATGCCCGGCTTTACCGCTTACATGGGCCTTTTAGATATCGGCAAGCCACAAGCGGGGGAAACCTTGGTGGTTGCTGCCGCCACTGGCCCGGTGGGGGCAACCGTTGGCCAAATTGGCAAGCTTAAGGGCCTAAAGGTGGTTGGTGTGGCCGGTGGCGCCGAGAAGTGCCGCTATGCTGTTGAAAACCTAGGCTTTGATCACTGCATTGACCATAAAGCGCCTGATTTTGCCGAGCAATTGGCAGCCGCCTGTGGCAACGGCATTGATGTTTACTATGAAAACGTTGGCGGCAAGGTGTTTGATGCGGTGTTGCCACTGCTTAACACCGGTGCGCGGGTGCCGGTTTGCGGTGTGGTGGCGCAATACAACGCCACGGCATTGCCCGATGGCCCCGACCGCCTGCCACTGCTGGTGAGCACCATTTTGAAAAAACGTATCACCATGCGCGGCTTCATCATTTTTGATGACTACGGCCATCGCTTCGGTGAGTTCTATCAAGACATGAGCCAGTGGCTTGGGAGTGGGCAAATTCACTACCGGGAACACATTCAAGACGGTCTTGAAACCGCGCCCGATGCTTTGAATGGGCTATTAAAAGGCCACTATTTCGGCAAGCTTGTTATCCGTGTCGGCAACGACCAGTAA
- a CDS encoding tyrosine-type recombinase/integrase encodes MAINKLNDRRLKALVNEPHQKQRSYSDGNGLSIRVTPTGAEPPNHLQWRYRYRIADKQLALVLGKYPDLPLASARQQLDQCRRWLAEGKDPKNERAVARNESLAPLTVEAALEEWLSKYANDKRRNATKHRQQFNKWILPTVGHLPLAQVSKPLWLACFEKHATQYPVAAGYVLQNLKQALMYCRKRGYEVPQDVFELDLDTIGGKRQAKRSRRLVTESSWDELADLVKWLDEGKMPPYYQALLTVLVTFGCRTQEIRLSEKQEWDFEQLIWTVPPEHNKGSAKDQQKGDSGEILRPIPKQLVPWLEALAATSPNDYLLGELKQDAAVSQWGRTIYQKLGHKVPWRLHDIRRSVATGMNELGIAPHIVEQLLGHAIQGVAGIYNRSQRLPEKKLALEKWLTQLEFLRKN; translated from the coding sequence ATGGCGATAAACAAGCTTAACGATAGGCGTTTGAAGGCCCTAGTAAATGAGCCTCACCAAAAGCAGCGTAGTTACAGTGATGGCAACGGCTTATCTATTCGTGTGACCCCCACAGGGGCCGAACCACCTAACCACTTGCAGTGGCGTTACCGCTACCGTATCGCAGACAAACAGCTAGCTTTAGTGTTGGGTAAATATCCAGATCTACCACTGGCCTCAGCACGACAACAGTTAGACCAATGCCGCAGGTGGCTCGCCGAAGGCAAAGACCCCAAGAACGAAAGAGCGGTAGCCCGCAATGAGTCCTTAGCTCCGCTGACAGTGGAAGCCGCACTTGAAGAGTGGCTAAGTAAATACGCCAACGACAAGCGACGCAACGCCACCAAGCACCGCCAGCAGTTCAACAAGTGGATCTTACCTACGGTAGGTCACCTGCCACTAGCGCAAGTCAGTAAACCTCTTTGGCTTGCCTGTTTTGAAAAGCACGCGACTCAATACCCTGTAGCAGCAGGCTATGTGTTGCAAAACCTCAAGCAAGCGCTCATGTACTGTCGCAAGCGCGGCTATGAAGTCCCGCAAGATGTCTTTGAACTGGATTTAGATACCATCGGTGGTAAGCGGCAAGCGAAGCGCTCAAGAAGGTTGGTCACAGAATCAAGCTGGGATGAATTAGCCGACTTAGTGAAGTGGCTAGACGAAGGTAAAATGCCGCCTTATTACCAAGCATTGCTTACAGTTCTGGTCACTTTTGGTTGCCGAACCCAGGAAATACGGCTATCCGAGAAACAAGAATGGGACTTTGAGCAGCTGATTTGGACTGTGCCGCCGGAACACAATAAAGGCAGCGCAAAGGACCAACAAAAAGGCGACAGCGGCGAAATATTGCGCCCCATCCCCAAACAACTTGTGCCATGGCTAGAGGCTCTGGCCGCTACTAGCCCTAATGACTATCTGCTGGGCGAACTCAAACAAGACGCAGCGGTTAGTCAGTGGGGACGTACCATCTATCAAAAGCTAGGTCATAAAGTGCCATGGCGACTACACGATATTAGACGCAGCGTCGCCACTGGGATGAATGAATTAGGCATAGCTCCTCACATCGTCGAACAGCTACTTGGCCATGCAATCCAAGGAGTCGCTGGCATTTACAATCGCAGCCAACGTCTACCAGAGAAAAAATTAGCGCTAGAGAAATGGCTAACGCAATTGGAATTTTTGAGGAAAAACTAA
- a CDS encoding nucleotidyltransferase family protein has translation MADVAGLILAAGVSRRFGGRKQLAQVAGQTLLNRAIDRMQQALGAPPLVVLGAFYNDIAASVAREVPVVFNGNWSLGMGSSIAVGVKALTEDGRYHGVMIGLCDQVALTAEDYGQLLAAFDGVHPVATEHPPQLGVPAIFPATFFPALCALSSTGGARELLQQNRQSVIAVSLANASVDIDSQEDLQQALARC, from the coding sequence GTGGCTGACGTAGCAGGTTTAATCTTGGCCGCTGGTGTTAGTCGCCGCTTTGGCGGCCGTAAACAACTGGCGCAAGTCGCTGGCCAAACCCTGCTAAATCGCGCCATTGACCGCATGCAACAAGCATTAGGCGCGCCGCCGCTGGTGGTGCTGGGCGCCTTTTATAACGACATTGCTGCCTCTGTTGCCCGCGAGGTGCCGGTGGTTTTTAACGGCAACTGGTCTTTAGGGATGGGCAGCTCTATTGCGGTAGGGGTAAAGGCCCTTACCGAAGACGGACGGTACCACGGGGTTATGATTGGCCTTTGTGACCAGGTTGCCCTGACGGCTGAGGATTACGGCCAGTTGCTTGCCGCCTTTGACGGTGTGCATCCGGTTGCCACTGAACACCCGCCACAGCTTGGGGTGCCCGCTATCTTCCCCGCCACTTTTTTCCCGGCGCTTTGTGCGTTATCCAGCACCGGCGGTGCCCGTGAACTATTGCAGCAAAACCGGCAGTCGGTTATTGCGGTTTCGCTTGCTAATGCAAGCGTGGATATCGACAGCCAAGAGGATTTACAACAAGCATTAGCGCGATGCTAG
- a CDS encoding LysR family transcriptional regulator produces MTVNTKAMQLYVATLELGNFSEVARREGVSPSSVSRIVQQLETELGTQLLYRNTRAVEATEAGKLYAQAFRQMLATLDETQQRLLEREAEPGGLVRINAPVAFGNKHIVPWLPALYRRYPALQVELVQTDDFINPMTDAADLLFRIGPLQDSGLHMRLIDRPQYSFAASTDYLSRYAAPQTPEQLYNHNCLVYKGKMGLQKAYFSRPGQPVEMHSFSGSLRSNNADTLVQAALDGLGIVMMPDWQIGSYINQGHLIPLLTDHHIAPLQQQQVIAMLYPKTRYLPAAIRAVIDFFAEKYGEPPYWKFAGQTLMSGDLASR; encoded by the coding sequence ATGACCGTTAATACCAAAGCCATGCAGCTCTATGTTGCCACTCTTGAGCTGGGCAATTTTTCAGAAGTTGCCCGCCGTGAAGGCGTATCACCGTCGTCGGTGTCTCGCATCGTGCAGCAATTAGAAACGGAGCTGGGCACCCAGCTTTTGTATCGCAACACCCGGGCGGTTGAAGCAACCGAGGCGGGCAAACTTTATGCGCAAGCCTTTCGGCAGATGCTAGCCACCCTCGATGAAACCCAGCAGCGGTTACTGGAACGGGAAGCAGAGCCAGGCGGCCTGGTGCGCATTAATGCGCCGGTAGCTTTTGGTAATAAACACATAGTGCCTTGGCTGCCAGCACTTTACCGCCGCTACCCGGCCCTGCAAGTGGAGTTGGTGCAAACCGATGATTTCATCAACCCAATGACCGATGCGGCAGATTTGTTATTTCGCATCGGCCCGCTGCAAGACTCCGGGCTGCACATGCGCCTTATCGACCGGCCACAATATAGCTTTGCGGCTAGCACCGATTACCTAAGCCGATACGCAGCGCCACAAACACCAGAGCAACTCTACAACCACAACTGCCTGGTTTATAAAGGGAAGATGGGCCTACAAAAGGCCTATTTTAGCCGCCCGGGCCAACCGGTTGAGATGCACAGTTTTAGTGGCAGTTTGCGGTCCAACAACGCTGATACCTTGGTGCAAGCCGCTTTAGATGGTTTGGGTATTGTGATGATGCCCGACTGGCAGATTGGCAGCTATATCAACCAAGGGCACTTAATACCGTTACTGACTGACCACCACATTGCCCCCCTTCAGCAGCAGCAAGTGATTGCCATGCTCTACCCTAAAACCCGCTATTTACCGGCGGCGATTAGGGCAGTGATTGATTTTTTTGCCGAAAAGTATGGCGAGCCGCCCTACTGGAAATTTGCCGGCCAAACGCTAATGAGCGGCGACCTAGCATCGCGCTAA
- a CDS encoding DMT family transporter, giving the protein MLLVMILLSIVGGALLSIQAAVNGGLAQSQGLLRTTFLTFLVGTVVSGLLVLFFEPAHSVTLFDVPKWQLTGSFLGLIYVLTMVFAVQRIGTAVATVAVILGQLAMSILIDTFGWLHNDAIPFSLNRLLAAICLAIALWFIYLSNEKDEALSQQQADRA; this is encoded by the coding sequence CTGCTGTTAGTGATGATTTTATTAAGCATTGTCGGCGGTGCCTTGCTCAGTATTCAGGCCGCAGTGAACGGCGGCTTGGCCCAAAGCCAAGGGCTATTGCGTACCACTTTTTTGACATTCTTGGTGGGCACCGTGGTTAGCGGCCTGTTGGTACTATTCTTTGAACCGGCCCACTCGGTAACACTATTTGATGTGCCTAAGTGGCAGCTTACCGGGTCGTTTTTAGGGCTGATATACGTGCTGACCATGGTGTTTGCGGTGCAGCGTATCGGCACCGCTGTTGCCACGGTGGCGGTTATTTTGGGCCAACTTGCCATGTCGATTCTGATTGATACTTTTGGCTGGCTGCACAATGACGCCATTCCCTTTTCCTTAAACCGTTTGCTGGCCGCTATCTGCTTGGCTATCGCACTGTGGTTTATTTACCTCAGTAACGAAAAGGACGAAGCCCTTAGCCAGCAACAAGCTGATAGAGCCTAA
- a CDS encoding c-type cytochrome: MLIAIVAVVIIGLLGSVWLNVRQPASPFKSSDAAPLNSQAWIDRGEYVARLGDCVACHSTADSKPFSGGLKMGTPLGAIYTTNITPDSATGIGQYSLSDFDRAVRHGVAKDGHHLYPAMPYPSYQKLSDDDIKALYAYFMHGVKPVTQANKASEISWPMNMRWPLAWWNLLFTDGKAFTPTSGKSAQWNRGAYLVQGPGHCGSCHTPRGVAMNEKALDETSNRYLSGALLDGWYAPSLRNDPNRGLGRWSEQDIYQFLKTGRNDHAVVFGSMTDAFNNSTQFMSDDDLRAIATYLKSLPANPEQDDKPWQYDNSTQQALTAANRGQVAGAQHYAEKCGFCHGLDGRGKKPWIPPLAGATSMLIAAPDSAINVVLNGSGRVGAGGLPDAYRMPPYRGQLNDAQLAKLLTFVRSSWGNSGGKVSAGEVKALREHTNPASIDLIILQMR; the protein is encoded by the coding sequence GTGCTTATTGCTATCGTGGCCGTTGTCATTATTGGCCTGCTTGGGTCTGTTTGGCTTAACGTTCGGCAGCCCGCTTCCCCTTTTAAAAGCAGTGACGCGGCGCCGCTTAATAGCCAAGCTTGGATTGACCGTGGTGAATATGTGGCACGGCTCGGCGACTGCGTTGCCTGCCACAGTACAGCTGACAGCAAACCCTTCAGTGGCGGCTTAAAAATGGGGACGCCACTGGGGGCGATTTATACCACCAATATCACCCCGGACAGCGCCACCGGTATTGGCCAGTACAGCTTGAGTGATTTCGACCGTGCCGTGCGCCATGGTGTGGCGAAAGATGGCCATCATTTGTACCCGGCCATGCCTTACCCGTCTTACCAAAAATTGTCAGATGACGATATCAAAGCCCTGTACGCCTACTTTATGCATGGCGTAAAACCGGTAACACAAGCCAATAAAGCCAGTGAGATCTCATGGCCAATGAATATGCGCTGGCCCCTGGCTTGGTGGAACCTGCTCTTTACCGACGGTAAAGCCTTTACGCCCACCAGCGGTAAAAGCGCGCAATGGAACCGCGGCGCTTATTTGGTACAAGGCCCTGGCCATTGCGGCAGCTGCCACACCCCGCGTGGCGTAGCGATGAACGAAAAAGCCCTGGACGAAACTAGCAACCGCTACCTTTCCGGAGCGTTGCTCGACGGCTGGTACGCACCGAGCCTGCGTAACGACCCTAATCGCGGCTTAGGGCGCTGGAGTGAGCAAGATATTTATCAGTTCCTGAAAACCGGCCGCAACGACCATGCCGTGGTGTTTGGCTCTATGACCGACGCTTTTAATAACTCCACGCAATTTATGAGCGATGACGACCTTCGCGCTATCGCCACGTATTTAAAATCGCTACCCGCCAACCCTGAGCAAGACGACAAGCCCTGGCAGTACGACAACAGCACTCAACAAGCGCTCACCGCGGCCAATAGAGGCCAGGTGGCCGGTGCCCAGCATTACGCCGAGAAATGCGGCTTTTGCCATGGCCTTGATGGTCGCGGTAAAAAGCCATGGATCCCGCCGTTAGCGGGGGCCACCTCCATGTTAATTGCCGCCCCGGACTCAGCCATTAATGTGGTGCTCAATGGCTCTGGCCGGGTGGGCGCTGGCGGCTTGCCCGACGCATACCGGATGCCACCGTACCGTGGGCAGCTAAATGATGCGCAACTGGCTAAATTGCTCACCTTTGTGCGCTCTAGTTGGGGCAATAGCGGCGGTAAGGTAAGTGCTGGCGAAGTGAAAGCCCTGCGTGAGCACACCAACCCGGCCAGTATCGACCTCATCATTCTGCAGATGCGCTAG
- a CDS encoding (2Fe-2S)-binding protein: MKLDINNQTHEVDADGDTPLLWVIRDDLGLTGTKYGCGLAQCGACSVLVDGKVMRSCVTPVDSVVNRKITTIEAIEADAVGKRVVEKWVEHQAPQCGYCQSGQVMAATALLKENPHPSQEEIAAVMINLCRCGTYNAINAAMTDLAGTKEGAK; encoded by the coding sequence ATGAAACTGGATATCAATAACCAAACCCATGAAGTGGATGCCGATGGCGACACGCCACTGCTGTGGGTGATAAGGGATGACCTTGGTCTTACTGGTACCAAATATGGCTGCGGCCTAGCGCAATGTGGCGCCTGCTCGGTATTGGTTGATGGCAAAGTCATGCGCTCTTGCGTCACGCCGGTCGACAGCGTGGTAAACCGCAAAATCACCACCATTGAAGCCATTGAAGCCGACGCGGTTGGCAAACGGGTTGTCGAGAAATGGGTAGAACATCAAGCGCCACAATGTGGCTATTGCCAGTCGGGGCAGGTGATGGCGGCAACGGCGCTGCTAAAGGAAAACCCGCACCCTAGCCAAGAGGAAATCGCGGCCGTCATGATTAACCTCTGTCGCTGCGGCACCTATAACGCCATCAACGCCGCCATGACTGACCTGGCGGGGACTAAGGAAGGTGCCAAGTGA
- a CDS encoding XdhC family protein, giving the protein MTNQLSALLAAWHRQKSQDWVLGTVFKTEGSAYRKAGAMMLINGQGEHFGLLSGGCLEADIVVKARKVMLSGQATTWVYDGSDEDDLSFQLGIGCGGKVHIMLQPLLADNDLGLEAVRQALGQRQSGFYCQKMAANVGEFIAGSNARQGAAWLETRADGDWLITPITPEPHVLLVGGGIDARPLARLAVDMGWAVSLLDPRPANGRPEHFPAEVKLLRQLDNTAVRYITEQKVDAVVLMAHSIAIDGNALALLPQTAIRYLAALGPRHRFAKVLEHAGLQASELPFVVSSPAGLDIGGQLPESIALSILSGIHAALFKAGG; this is encoded by the coding sequence ATGACTAACCAGTTATCAGCGCTGCTCGCCGCTTGGCACCGCCAAAAAAGCCAAGATTGGGTACTTGGTACGGTGTTTAAAACCGAGGGCTCCGCCTATCGAAAGGCAGGCGCCATGATGCTGATAAATGGCCAGGGTGAGCACTTTGGATTACTCAGTGGTGGCTGCCTGGAAGCCGACATTGTTGTTAAAGCCCGCAAGGTGATGCTAAGTGGCCAAGCCACAACATGGGTGTATGACGGCAGTGACGAGGACGACTTGTCTTTTCAGCTGGGAATTGGCTGTGGGGGCAAGGTGCACATTATGTTGCAGCCGTTGCTGGCGGATAACGACCTAGGCTTGGAGGCCGTGCGCCAAGCCCTTGGCCAACGGCAAAGTGGTTTTTATTGCCAGAAAATGGCGGCAAATGTTGGCGAATTTATCGCAGGCAGCAATGCCCGCCAGGGGGCCGCCTGGCTTGAAACGCGCGCCGATGGCGACTGGCTGATTACCCCTATCACTCCTGAACCCCATGTTTTACTGGTGGGCGGCGGCATTGATGCTAGGCCGCTGGCACGGTTAGCGGTCGACATGGGCTGGGCGGTGTCGCTGTTAGATCCGCGCCCTGCCAACGGCCGCCCTGAGCACTTTCCTGCCGAGGTGAAGTTATTGCGGCAATTGGACAACACCGCTGTTCGCTATATCACCGAGCAAAAAGTGGATGCAGTGGTGTTGATGGCGCACAGCATTGCCATCGACGGTAATGCACTGGCATTACTGCCCCAAACGGCCATTCGTTATTTAGCCGCTCTTGGCCCGCGCCACCGCTTTGCCAAGGTGCTGGAGCACGCCGGCTTGCAGGCATCGGAGCTGCCGTTTGTGGTATCGAGCCCGGCGGGACTTGATATTGGTGGCCAGCTGCCAGAAAGCATCGCCCTTTCAATTCTGTCGGGCATTCACGCGGCCCTTTTTAAAGCGGGGGGCTGA